One window of Trinickia caryophylli genomic DNA carries:
- the can gene encoding carbonate dehydratase has translation MTDTQHPLAQLFANNEAWVERKLAEDPEYFSRLAHQQAPEYLWIGCSDSRVPANQIIGLPPGEVFVHRNIANVVVHSDLNCLSVIQFAVDLLKVKHIMVVGHYGCSGVGAALVNRRVGLADNWLHHIHDVRAKHAALLDEWPMGEVRHRRLVELNTIEQVVNVCRTTIVGDAWARSQPLTVHAWAYGVHDGRVRNLGMTISNPEKLQSTYERCIAGLSAQGAGSAGIDIVAADAAELDKVAQIVDGVAKEIKHE, from the coding sequence ATGACCGACACTCAACATCCTCTCGCTCAATTGTTCGCCAATAACGAGGCTTGGGTCGAGCGCAAGCTCGCCGAGGACCCCGAGTACTTCTCGCGCCTGGCTCACCAGCAGGCGCCCGAATATCTCTGGATCGGCTGCTCGGACTCGCGCGTGCCGGCGAACCAGATCATCGGCCTGCCGCCCGGCGAGGTGTTCGTTCATCGCAACATCGCCAACGTCGTCGTGCACAGCGATCTGAACTGCCTGTCGGTGATCCAGTTCGCCGTCGATCTCCTCAAGGTCAAGCACATCATGGTGGTGGGCCATTACGGCTGTTCCGGCGTGGGCGCAGCGCTCGTCAACCGCCGCGTCGGGCTTGCCGACAACTGGCTCCATCACATTCACGACGTGCGCGCGAAGCATGCGGCGCTGCTCGACGAATGGCCGATGGGCGAAGTGCGGCACCGGCGCCTGGTCGAACTCAATACGATCGAACAGGTCGTCAACGTCTGCCGCACGACGATCGTGGGCGACGCCTGGGCCCGCAGCCAGCCGTTGACGGTCCACGCCTGGGCCTACGGCGTGCACGACGGCCGCGTGCGCAATCTCGGCATGACGATCTCGAACCCCGAGAAGCTGCAGAGCACGTACGAGCGCTGTATCGCAGGCCTGTCCGCGCAAGGCGCCGGTTCGGCCGGCATCGACATCGTGGCCGCCGACGCGGCCGAACTCGACAAGGTCGCGCAAATCGTCGACGGCGTCGCGAAGGAGATCAAACATGAGTGA
- the aceK gene encoding bifunctional isocitrate dehydrogenase kinase/phosphatase, whose product MKHFPKLLSSQIGFDVAQSILEGFNRHYGAFREAGVLAKMRFQAGDWLGLQRLARERIASYDNRVDQCVELLEDEYDAENIDDDVWQQIKLHYIGLLTNHLQPECAETFFNSVCCKILHRSYFNNDFIFVRPVISTEYLENEEPAAKPTYRAYYPSKDGLAETLERIVTNFQLEVPFEDLKRDVACVIDMIRDVYGPFSEAFNFQVHVLSSLFFRNKAAYIIGRIINGEVLLPFAVPIRHVKPGLLALDTVLLKREQLQIIFSFSHSYFLVDMEVPSAYVDFLGTLMPGKPKAEIYTSVGLQKQGKNLFYRDLLKHLSHSSDQFVIAPGIKGLVMIVFTLPSFPYVFKLIKDNFPPPKETTREKIQEKYLLVKRHDRLGRMADTLEYSSVALPLSRLDDALLRELEKEAPSMIEYEGDSLIIRHVYIERRMVPLNLFLQNGTEADIEHAIKEYGDAIKELMQANIFPGDMLYKNFGVTRHGRVVFYDYDEIEYLTDCNVRRVPQARSDEDELSAEPWYAVGPNDIFPETYGTFLLGDPTVREYFMRHHADFFDPALWQKHKELLLKGELPDFFPYDQGVRFCNRYRERFVASGNATGHAGAPASPGNDKQAA is encoded by the coding sequence ATGAAACACTTCCCCAAACTGCTCTCCTCGCAAATCGGCTTCGATGTCGCGCAGTCGATCCTCGAGGGCTTCAACCGGCACTACGGCGCGTTTCGCGAGGCCGGCGTGCTCGCGAAAATGCGCTTTCAGGCGGGCGACTGGCTCGGATTGCAAAGGCTCGCGCGCGAGCGGATCGCATCCTACGACAATCGTGTCGACCAGTGTGTCGAACTGCTCGAGGACGAGTACGACGCGGAGAATATCGACGACGACGTCTGGCAGCAGATCAAGCTCCATTACATCGGCCTGCTGACGAACCACCTGCAGCCGGAATGCGCCGAGACCTTCTTCAATTCCGTCTGCTGCAAGATCCTGCACCGTTCGTATTTCAACAACGACTTCATCTTCGTGCGCCCGGTCATCTCGACCGAGTACCTCGAAAACGAAGAGCCGGCCGCGAAGCCGACCTACCGCGCCTACTATCCGAGCAAGGACGGCCTCGCCGAAACGCTCGAGCGGATCGTGACGAATTTCCAGCTCGAGGTACCGTTCGAGGATCTCAAGCGCGACGTGGCGTGCGTCATCGACATGATCCGCGACGTCTACGGGCCGTTTTCGGAAGCGTTCAACTTCCAGGTGCACGTGCTCTCGTCGCTCTTTTTCCGCAACAAGGCGGCCTACATCATCGGGCGCATCATCAACGGCGAAGTGCTGCTGCCGTTCGCCGTGCCGATCCGCCACGTGAAACCGGGCCTGCTCGCGCTCGACACCGTGCTGCTCAAGCGCGAGCAGTTGCAGATCATCTTCAGCTTTTCGCACTCGTACTTTCTCGTCGACATGGAAGTGCCGTCGGCCTACGTCGATTTTCTCGGCACGCTGATGCCCGGCAAGCCGAAGGCGGAGATCTACACGTCGGTGGGCCTGCAAAAGCAGGGCAAGAATCTTTTTTATCGCGATCTGCTCAAGCATTTGTCGCATTCGAGCGACCAGTTCGTGATTGCGCCCGGCATCAAGGGGCTCGTGATGATCGTCTTCACACTGCCGTCGTTCCCCTATGTCTTCAAGCTGATCAAGGACAACTTCCCGCCGCCCAAGGAAACGACGCGCGAGAAGATCCAGGAAAAGTATCTGCTCGTGAAGCGGCACGACCGGCTCGGGCGCATGGCCGACACGCTCGAGTATTCGAGCGTCGCGCTGCCGCTGTCACGGCTCGACGACGCGCTGCTGCGCGAACTCGAGAAAGAGGCACCCTCGATGATCGAATACGAAGGCGATTCGCTGATCATCCGTCACGTCTATATCGAGCGCCGCATGGTGCCGCTCAACCTGTTCCTGCAAAACGGCACCGAGGCCGACATCGAGCATGCGATCAAGGAGTACGGCGACGCCATCAAGGAGCTCATGCAGGCCAACATCTTCCCGGGCGACATGCTTTACAAGAATTTCGGCGTGACGCGTCACGGGCGCGTCGTCTTCTACGACTACGACGAAATCGAATACCTGACCGACTGCAACGTGCGCCGCGTGCCGCAGGCCCGGAGCGACGAAGACGAGTTGTCCGCCGAGCCGTGGTACGCCGTCGGTCCGAACGACATCTTTCCCGAAACGTACGGCACGTTCCTGCTCGGGGACCCGACCGTGCGCGAATACTTCATGCGCCATCACGCGGACTTCTTCGATCCCGCGCTCTGGCAAAAGCACAAGGAGTTGCTGCTCAAGGGCGAACTGCCCGACTTCTTTCCCTACGACCAAGGCGTGCGCTTTTGCAACCGCTATCGCGAACGCTTCGTCGCATCCGGCAACGCAACCGGCCATGCGGGGGCTCCGGCGAGCCCGGGCAACGACAAGCAGGCCGCGTAA
- a CDS encoding MerR family transcriptional regulator: MSQHYTITELAREFDVTPRAIRFYEDQGLLAPKREGASGLRRVYSGRDRTRLKLTLRGKRLGFTLSEIRGLLDLYESPTDTVPQLQAFLATIAHHREVLERQLEDLNATLEDLSQYETQCRAMLADSEAAQAERA; this comes from the coding sequence ATGAGCCAGCACTACACGATCACCGAGCTCGCGCGCGAATTCGACGTCACGCCGCGCGCCATCCGTTTCTACGAGGATCAAGGATTGCTCGCGCCGAAGCGCGAGGGCGCGAGCGGCCTGAGGCGCGTTTATTCGGGCCGCGACCGCACGCGACTGAAGCTGACGCTGCGCGGCAAGCGGCTCGGCTTTACGCTCTCCGAAATCCGCGGGCTGCTCGATCTGTACGAATCGCCCACCGATACGGTGCCGCAGCTTCAGGCGTTTCTCGCCACGATCGCCCACCACCGGGAGGTGCTCGAGCGCCAGCTGGAAGACCTGAACGCGACGCTCGAGGATCTCTCGCAGTACGAGACGCAGTGCCGCGCGATGCTGGCCGACAGCGAAGCCGCCCAGGCGGAGCGCGCATGA
- a CDS encoding MBL fold metallo-hydrolase: protein MNALEHQLDYPFGDALAQPGTKREVAPGIYWLRMPLPFALDHINLWLLRDEFDGQRGWTVVDCGIADETIKGHWERIFDDALEGLPVLRVLVTHCHPDHLGLADWVCRGGERARWNVRLWMTLGEYMAGRVMAAGDGSHAGGEGAARHFALHGLADEAALDKLRHRRGYYAKLVPSMPPQYRRLRDGEAVRIGASDWRVVTGYGHSPEHCALFSAGAGVLISGDMVLPRISTNVSVFDIEPEGNPLALYLESLGRYEPMPADTLVLPSHGRPFRGLHTRIAQLRAHHDARLAEVREACEAAPRSAADIVPMMFKRPLDVHQMTFAMGEALAHLHLLWLAGELDRTHGRDGVMRFAGARGGSRSGA from the coding sequence ATGAATGCGCTCGAACATCAACTGGATTATCCGTTCGGCGACGCGCTCGCGCAGCCGGGAACGAAGCGCGAGGTCGCGCCCGGCATCTATTGGCTGCGCATGCCGCTGCCCTTCGCCCTCGATCACATCAACCTCTGGCTACTGCGCGACGAATTCGACGGGCAGCGCGGCTGGACCGTCGTCGATTGCGGTATCGCCGACGAGACGATCAAGGGGCACTGGGAACGGATCTTCGACGACGCGCTCGAGGGCTTGCCGGTGCTGCGCGTGCTCGTTACGCACTGCCATCCGGATCATCTGGGGCTGGCGGACTGGGTCTGCCGCGGCGGCGAACGGGCGCGCTGGAACGTGCGGCTATGGATGACGCTCGGCGAGTACATGGCCGGCCGCGTCATGGCGGCCGGCGACGGTTCGCACGCGGGCGGGGAAGGGGCCGCACGGCACTTCGCGCTGCACGGTCTGGCTGACGAAGCCGCGCTCGACAAGCTGCGCCACCGGCGCGGCTACTACGCGAAACTCGTGCCTTCGATGCCGCCGCAGTACCGGCGCTTGCGCGACGGCGAAGCGGTCCGCATCGGCGCGTCCGACTGGCGCGTGGTGACCGGCTACGGTCATTCGCCCGAGCATTGCGCACTCTTCAGCGCCGGCGCTGGCGTGCTGATCTCCGGCGATATGGTGCTGCCGCGCATTTCCACGAACGTGTCCGTCTTCGATATCGAGCCCGAGGGCAATCCGCTCGCGCTGTACCTGGAGTCGCTCGGCCGCTACGAGCCGATGCCGGCCGATACGCTCGTGCTGCCCTCGCATGGCCGGCCGTTTCGCGGCTTGCACACGCGCATCGCCCAGTTGCGAGCGCATCACGATGCGCGGCTCGCCGAGGTGCGTGAAGCCTGCGAGGCGGCGCCGCGAAGCGCGGCCGACATCGTGCCCATGATGTTCAAGCGGCCGCTCGACGTCCATCAGATGACGTTCGCGATGGGCGAGGCGCTCGCGCATTTGCATCTGCTGTGGCTGGCGGGCGAACTCGACCGCACGCACGGGCGCGACGGCGTGATGCGGTTTGCCGGGGCACGCGGCGGTTCGCGCTCCGGGGCCTGA
- a CDS encoding S8 family peptidase: protein MARIPSTMAAAFVAAWSGSLVAAESPPSTVQGEAPSSTVTPSAQSGRVDRFIVKLRAPRHGPPASRRDEAQIDVRRAVAVTSDTLRTTAPPGIGASGGRSRRAANGTASANRVSEARAMSGSAHVVRLDTSIARDDALALARQLAAQPEVEYAQPDYRLEAYTEPSDPLYGEQWGFHDALAGANLPAAWQAANQAPVVVAVIDSGYRPHPDLASNLLPGYDFVSDAFSANDGDGRDADASDPGDWASADESLQCDGTRRWEKKSTWHGTHVAGTLGAVANNSVGGAGVLWQARIVPVRVLGKCGGLASDIVDGLRWAAGLDVPGVPANPYPARILNVSLGTSLPCGAAMQEAIREIVARGVIVVAAVGNDRGAVGEPASCQGAIAVAAVDRRGERAAFSNFGPRVDLAAPGVKIVSTSNAGTTVPAEDDYRSGSGTSMATPHVAGTVGLMLALDSTLTPERVRAQLVTSARRFPAGSSCEQTAAGTVCGAGMLDAGQAVEAVAASRAARR, encoded by the coding sequence ATGGCCCGCATTCCAAGCACGATGGCAGCCGCATTCGTCGCCGCATGGTCTGGATCGCTGGTAGCAGCCGAATCGCCGCCGTCGACCGTCCAAGGCGAGGCCCCCTCCTCCACCGTCACACCCTCTGCGCAGAGCGGTCGCGTCGACCGCTTCATCGTCAAGCTGCGCGCACCACGGCACGGCCCCCCCGCGAGCCGCCGGGATGAAGCGCAGATCGACGTCCGCCGTGCCGTCGCTGTGACCTCCGACACCTTGCGCACTACGGCGCCTCCGGGCATTGGCGCTTCGGGAGGCCGTTCGCGGCGCGCCGCGAACGGCACCGCCTCGGCGAACCGCGTGAGCGAAGCGCGCGCCATGTCCGGCTCGGCTCACGTCGTACGGCTCGACACGTCGATTGCGCGCGACGACGCCCTCGCGCTTGCCCGGCAACTGGCGGCCCAGCCGGAAGTCGAGTACGCACAACCCGATTACCGGCTCGAGGCCTATACCGAGCCGAGCGACCCGCTCTACGGCGAGCAATGGGGCTTCCACGACGCCCTCGCAGGGGCGAACCTGCCGGCGGCGTGGCAGGCGGCGAACCAGGCGCCCGTCGTCGTCGCCGTGATCGACAGCGGCTATCGCCCGCATCCCGACCTGGCGTCCAATCTGCTGCCCGGCTACGACTTCGTCTCCGACGCGTTCTCGGCCAACGACGGCGACGGGCGCGACGCGGACGCCTCCGATCCGGGCGATTGGGCCTCGGCCGACGAATCGCTGCAGTGCGACGGCACGCGGCGCTGGGAAAAGAAGAGCACCTGGCACGGCACCCATGTCGCAGGTACGCTCGGCGCGGTCGCGAACAACAGCGTGGGCGGCGCCGGCGTGCTGTGGCAAGCGCGGATCGTGCCCGTGCGCGTGCTGGGCAAATGCGGCGGACTCGCGAGCGATATTGTCGACGGGCTGCGCTGGGCAGCCGGACTCGACGTGCCCGGCGTACCCGCCAATCCGTATCCGGCGAGGATTCTCAACGTGAGCCTCGGCACGTCGCTGCCGTGCGGCGCGGCGATGCAGGAGGCGATCCGCGAGATCGTGGCGCGCGGGGTGATCGTGGTGGCCGCCGTCGGAAACGATCGCGGTGCGGTGGGCGAGCCGGCCAGCTGCCAGGGCGCGATCGCCGTCGCGGCGGTGGATCGGCGCGGCGAGCGGGCCGCGTTCAGCAACTTCGGGCCACGCGTCGATCTGGCTGCGCCGGGCGTGAAGATCGTCTCGACCTCGAACGCGGGCACGACCGTGCCGGCCGAAGACGATTACCGCTCGGGCAGCGGCACGAGCATGGCCACGCCGCACGTGGCGGGCACCGTCGGGCTGATGCTCGCCCTCGACAGTACGCTCACGCCCGAGAGGGTACGCGCACAGCTGGTGACTTCGGCCCGGCGTTTTCCGGCCGGCTCGAGTTGCGAGCAGACCGCGGCCGGCACCGTCTGCGGCGCGGGGATGCTCGATGCGGGACAGGCTGTCGAAGCCGTAGCCGCCAGCCGCGCCGCGCGCCGGTAA
- a CDS encoding RNA polymerase sigma factor gives MTNATHRAIEAVWRIEAARVVAHAARLVRDIGVAEELAQDALVAALEHWPREGVPDNPGAWLMATVKHRALDKLRLDALHARKHEAIGRDLDALEAHVVPDFVDALDAARADDIGDDLLRLVFTACHPVLSTDARVALTLKLLGGLATHEIARAFLVAEPTIAQRIVRAKRTLAAAKVPFEVPRAEARAPRLASVLEVVYLIFNEGYAATAGDDWIRPALCDEALRLGRMLAELAQDESEVHGLVALMELQASRLHARTDADGRPVLLSDQDRARWDPLLIRRGLAALERAESLGGALGPYALQAALAACHARAKSADETDWAQIVALYDALAQVSPSPVVELNRAVAVGMAFGPEAALPIVDALAEDPALARYHWLPSVRGDLLAKLGRPREARAEFERAATMTQNAREREMLLARARDADSAAG, from the coding sequence ATGACGAACGCGACCCACCGTGCCATCGAAGCCGTCTGGCGCATCGAAGCCGCGCGCGTCGTTGCGCACGCGGCCCGGCTCGTACGCGACATCGGCGTGGCGGAAGAACTGGCTCAGGACGCGCTCGTCGCGGCGCTCGAGCATTGGCCTCGTGAGGGCGTGCCCGACAATCCGGGCGCATGGCTGATGGCGACGGTCAAACACCGCGCACTCGACAAGCTGCGGCTCGATGCGCTGCACGCGCGCAAGCACGAAGCGATCGGCCGCGATCTCGACGCACTCGAGGCGCACGTCGTGCCCGATTTCGTCGACGCGCTCGATGCCGCGCGTGCGGACGATATCGGTGACGATCTGCTGAGGCTCGTATTCACGGCGTGTCACCCGGTGCTGTCCACCGACGCGCGCGTCGCGCTCACGTTAAAGCTGCTCGGCGGATTGGCAACGCACGAGATCGCACGCGCTTTTCTGGTGGCCGAGCCCACGATCGCCCAACGGATCGTGCGCGCCAAACGCACGCTGGCCGCCGCCAAGGTACCGTTCGAGGTGCCACGCGCCGAAGCGCGCGCACCTCGCCTCGCGTCCGTACTCGAGGTGGTTTATCTGATCTTCAACGAGGGGTACGCCGCCACCGCCGGTGACGACTGGATCCGGCCCGCGCTCTGCGACGAGGCGCTGCGGCTCGGGCGCATGCTCGCCGAACTCGCACAGGACGAAAGCGAGGTGCACGGGCTCGTCGCGCTGATGGAACTGCAGGCCTCCCGCCTCCATGCGCGCACCGATGCCGACGGCCGCCCCGTACTGCTTTCGGATCAGGACCGCGCGCGATGGGACCCGCTTTTGATACGGCGCGGGCTCGCGGCACTCGAACGCGCCGAGTCGCTCGGCGGCGCCCTCGGTCCCTATGCGCTGCAAGCGGCGTTGGCCGCCTGCCATGCACGCGCGAAAAGCGCTGACGAGACGGACTGGGCGCAGATCGTCGCGCTTTACGATGCGCTCGCACAGGTGAGCCCTTCTCCAGTCGTCGAACTCAATCGGGCCGTTGCCGTCGGCATGGCGTTCGGCCCCGAAGCGGCACTGCCGATCGTCGACGCACTCGCGGAAGATCCCGCACTCGCGCGCTACCACTGGCTGCCGAGCGTCCGTGGAGATCTGCTCGCGAAACTGGGGCGCCCGCGCGAGGCGCGCGCCGAATTCGAACGCGCGGCTACGATGACGCAAAACGCGCGCGAGCGCGAAATGCTGCTCGCCCGCGCGCGCGACGCAGACAGCGCAGCCGGTTGA
- a CDS encoding YciI family protein, whose translation MRFMIMVRATATSEAGVLPGPDDKIMADMAAYHEALAKAGVLLDASGLKPSATGWRVRYSGGKRTVIDGPFAETKELIAGYTLIQVRSREEAMEWARRFPAPFDDAVACEIEVRPLYELEDFEPAPVIDRFRDLEAARR comes from the coding sequence ATGCGATTCATGATCATGGTGAGAGCGACGGCCACGAGCGAAGCGGGCGTGCTTCCGGGGCCCGACGACAAAATCATGGCGGACATGGCGGCCTATCACGAGGCACTGGCCAAGGCGGGCGTGCTGCTCGACGCCAGCGGGCTGAAGCCGAGCGCCACGGGCTGGCGCGTCCGGTACTCGGGCGGCAAGCGTACCGTCATCGACGGGCCCTTTGCCGAGACGAAAGAACTGATCGCCGGATACACGCTCATCCAGGTCCGATCGCGCGAGGAAGCGATGGAATGGGCGCGCAGGTTTCCGGCTCCGTTCGACGACGCAGTGGCCTGCGAGATCGAGGTGCGCCCGCTCTACGAGCTTGAGGATTTCGAGCCCGCACCGGTTATCGACCGGTTTCGCGACCTCGAAGCCGCACGACGCTGA
- a CDS encoding YciI family protein, whose protein sequence is MAYLLLIMEPEGQRAERTPEEGRAAYDSMLRFADGLKARGVLVAAQALASVSEGVRVQVRQGERRLIDGPFAEAKEMVGGFYLLNCDHEEEAIAIAAECPAAQWCTVEVRRVAPCYE, encoded by the coding sequence ATGGCCTATCTGCTATTGATCATGGAACCCGAGGGGCAGCGCGCCGAACGCACCCCTGAGGAAGGGCGCGCCGCCTATGACTCGATGCTGCGTTTTGCCGACGGCCTGAAGGCGCGCGGCGTGCTCGTCGCGGCCCAGGCGCTCGCTTCCGTGTCGGAAGGCGTGCGCGTGCAGGTTCGACAAGGCGAGCGGCGGCTTATCGACGGCCCCTTCGCGGAAGCCAAGGAAATGGTCGGCGGCTTTTACCTGCTCAACTGCGACCATGAGGAGGAAGCCATCGCGATCGCAGCGGAATGCCCGGCCGCGCAGTGGTGCACGGTCGAGGTGCGCCGCGTAGCGCCGTGCTACGAGTAG
- a CDS encoding tetratricopeptide repeat protein translates to MNPSDATPRDLQGLLDAAHLHFRASRWEEARRLLREAVEIAPEHGEALEGLAYLALREGDAAHAADYFDRAIEHLPPSPQRQHDAGMTNQAAGRHERALACFERALAMAPDALPTLKTAALCASELGRFDEAARALERVRELEPRAWQSHYNLGRALGLAGRYEEEIACYRRAIELQPTGAAAYVNLGVALRDLHRFDEALRVFKKAVQLESDHAGARTNRAQTNLLLGQFEHGWREYEWRWRDGGQQHPFGPNAWHGEASLAGKTLLVFNEQGFGDTLQFVRYVDKLAATTGARVILRVQDALRPLLAGYPGTSAVIGESDTVPPFDRHCPLMSLPFALAAHREPIPAPTPYLHADAARRTAWRERLGQARAGLRVGLAWSGSTTHLNDRNRSMPLASWRPIVDACGAGATIVSLVKEVREPDRDTLRTLPVLDVSDGLGTFADTAALVAELDLVICVDTAVAHLAGALGTPVWILLPYTPDWRWQLDRADSPWYSCARLFRQPARGDWAPVIEAVRDAVQHEAGRRG, encoded by the coding sequence ATGAATCCGTCCGACGCCACGCCGCGCGACCTCCAGGGCCTGCTCGATGCGGCCCATCTGCATTTCCGGGCGTCGCGTTGGGAAGAGGCCAGGCGGCTGCTGCGCGAAGCGGTCGAGATCGCGCCCGAGCACGGCGAAGCGCTCGAAGGGCTCGCCTACCTCGCACTGCGCGAGGGCGATGCGGCGCACGCGGCCGATTATTTCGACCGGGCCATCGAGCACCTGCCGCCGAGCCCGCAGCGCCAGCACGATGCGGGCATGACAAACCAGGCGGCGGGCCGCCACGAGCGGGCGCTCGCCTGCTTCGAGCGCGCTTTGGCGATGGCGCCCGACGCACTGCCCACCTTGAAAACGGCGGCGCTTTGCGCGAGCGAACTCGGGCGCTTCGACGAAGCGGCACGCGCGCTCGAGCGCGTACGCGAACTCGAGCCGCGTGCTTGGCAGAGCCACTACAACCTCGGACGCGCGCTCGGGCTCGCGGGGCGCTATGAAGAGGAGATCGCCTGCTACCGGCGCGCTATCGAGTTGCAGCCGACGGGTGCCGCCGCCTACGTCAATCTCGGCGTTGCGTTGCGCGACCTGCATCGGTTCGATGAAGCCCTGCGGGTCTTCAAAAAGGCGGTCCAGCTCGAGTCCGACCACGCGGGGGCGCGAACGAACCGGGCGCAGACGAATCTGCTGCTCGGCCAGTTCGAGCATGGCTGGCGCGAGTACGAATGGCGTTGGCGCGATGGCGGGCAGCAGCATCCGTTCGGTCCGAACGCATGGCATGGCGAGGCGTCGCTCGCCGGCAAGACGCTGCTCGTTTTCAACGAGCAGGGGTTCGGCGACACGCTGCAGTTCGTCCGCTACGTCGACAAACTCGCGGCCACCACCGGGGCGCGCGTGATCTTGCGTGTACAGGACGCGTTGCGGCCTCTGTTGGCCGGCTACCCGGGGACGTCCGCCGTCATCGGCGAGAGCGATACCGTGCCGCCGTTCGACCGCCATTGCCCATTGATGAGCCTGCCGTTCGCGCTGGCGGCGCATCGGGAGCCGATCCCGGCACCGACGCCGTACCTGCACGCCGACGCCGCGCGGCGCACGGCGTGGCGCGAGCGCCTCGGCCAAGCGCGCGCCGGCTTGCGCGTGGGGCTTGCATGGAGCGGCAGTACCACACACTTGAACGATCGCAATCGCTCGATGCCGCTTGCGTCGTGGCGGCCGATCGTCGATGCGTGCGGCGCGGGGGCGACGATCGTGTCGCTCGTAAAAGAGGTGCGCGAGCCCGATCGCGACACGCTGCGCACGCTGCCCGTGCTCGACGTTTCGGACGGCCTCGGAACGTTCGCCGATACGGCCGCGCTCGTGGCGGAACTCGATCTCGTGATTTGCGTCGACACCGCGGTCGCGCATCTTGCCGGCGCGCTTGGCACGCCGGTTTGGATCCTGCTGCCCTACACGCCCGACTGGCGCTGGCAGCTCGATCGCGCCGACAGCCCCTGGTACTCGTGCGCGCGCCTTTTCAGGCAGCCGGCCCGCGGCGACTGGGCACCCGTCATCGAGGCGGTGCGCGACGCCGTGCAGCACGAGGCCGGACGGCGCGGCTGA